GGCCGGAGGCGTTTTCTGCCCGAAATCAATTCGCAAAACGGAAATATCAGAGGAATGGCCGAGCGAAACGCTATTAATACCCCCATTCAGGGAACAGCCGCCGATATTATCAAGCTGGCTATGATCAGCGTCAACAAACGCCTCCATCAGCAGAAACTCCGTTCGCGGATGATCATGCAGGTACATGATGAACTGGTATTTGATGTGGCACCAGGTGAAGTGGAAGTTGTGAAGGAGATAGCAGTGCAGGAAATGCAGAATGCCTGCCGGTTAAAGGTTCCTCTGGTTGTGGATGTCGGTACCGGCGCCAACTGGCTTGAAGCACATTGAAATTCTTTCTGATATGCCTGTTACGGTTTATTATCATGGAATACTGGCTGACATAGCTCACCGGTTCGACGATGAATACGACCCTGTCCGCTCCACAGAAAACCTGCTGAAGCAGTTTTACGAAAAATATCCTGCGGCGAAGCAATACGTTTTCCGTGTGGCGGTTAACAACAGGATCATTTCAGGCAACAGTCCGGTTTCTGACGGGGATACCATCGATCTGATACCCCCCTTTCCTGGCGGCTGATTTTTTTCTGCCAATAAAACAACCGGTGCACCCTTATACAGCTTTGACAAAGGGACACACCGGTGATTAAGAAGTAGTTTCATCCGTCAACGCAAGATCGGTCTAATGCCGCCCGTAAACAAGCACTGTTGCCTTTTCTCCGCTGAAATTTTTTGTGTCGTACCAGAATACAATCTTCTCAATCAGCCGTTTGTTTCCGGGCAGGTCAATCAGGCGTGAGGCACTGCCGCGGCGAAACTGATGCCGCAACGCAACTTCCTGCGTGTCTCCGTTTTCAAAGTGAATAACGCACCGGTGCATGTTCAGCGAACCGTCTTTTACCACAATCCGGATGGCATTAAAGGCTCCTTCCCTCCAGGTGACGGGTATTACATCCCTGTCGAGGCGAAAATCCACGGTGCGGCTTCCGAGAAGCTCCCAGCGTTCCCTTCTCTGGGCTGAAAGATCCGTTACCGACATGAAAAGAAACGAGCTCATAAGAATGAGCAGTAGTTGATAATGATAGCGTTTCATACTTGTAATGATTTGTTTAAAAGTTGGATGAAAAATCATGGCCGGGGTTTAATCTTGTTTTGCATAAACAACAAAAATTGTTCCGTAAAATTCATTCAGGAGGCTTATTTAGAGGAGAAAGGCATACGTCCGACGCAACAATTTCATTGCATCAGGGTACAGGATCATATCCGTGTCCTCCCCAGGGATGACAGCGCAGAACGCGTCGGATGGCCAGGTAAAGGCCTTTGAACGGGCCATGCTTCTTCAGCGCTTCGACAGCATATTCCGAACATGTCGGCGTGAAACGGCAGGAAGGAGGCTTAAGCGGTGAAATAGCATACCGGTAAAATTTCACCATACCAATGAAAAGGGCATTAAGTCCCTTTTTCAGCATGCCGTACAACCATTGCAAGAAGTTTGTCAATCTGTTGTGAGATTTCATGATAGGTAGCAATTTCCTTTCCTGTGTAAATCAGGCCTATATCTATGCAAAGAGTGTGCTTTTCCAGTTCTTCGTAAAAGGAAGTTTTAAGCTGGCGGTATGCTTCCCTGATACGCCTTTTTATGAGGTTTCTGTCGTGCGCTTTGCGGAATGTTTTCCGTGGAACCGAGATCAGAACCCGCGCCGGAGATAAGTGGCCCTGGCCGTCGCATGATACCCAGACCAGCTTCAGCGGATGCCGCGATACAGTTTTTCCGTTTTCAAACAGCCTGGAAACCGACCGTTTACCCCGAAGAATCTCATGCTTTCTGAATGTGGCCATAGTGGTCTTATTCATCTCCGGAACGGCCGGAAACAGACCTATTTCTTGTTGTTGTTTTTTTGTGCTTCCCGGATATACTTCTCGAGCGCCATCGTCATACTGGGTGCTTCAGGGGCAGGTGCCTGGATGTCCAGACGAAGCCCGCTTTCCTTGACAGCTTTTGCGGTTTCAGCTCCAAACGAAGCAATTTTAATCTCATTCTGCTGGAATTCGGGAAAATTCTGCAGCAGCGACTTTATGCCGGAAGGACTGTAAAAGACGATAATGTCGTAATTCAACAGCGAAAGGTCGGAAAGGTCATTGCTCACAGGCCGGTATAAAATCGCCTTGGTAAAGTTGATTTTGTTCTTCTCCAGGGTTTCCGGTATATCTTTCTTATGTTCTGCCGACAGGGGAAGAAGAAATTTCTCGTCTTTGTGCTTCAGAATCACATCCATCAGATCAGCAAAGCAGGTTTTACCGTAGAAAATCTTTCGCTTCCGGTAAACAATGTATTTCTGAAGATAAAAAGCAATGGATTCGGTCAGACAGAAATACTTCATGGTTTCCGGAACAGTAATCCGCATTTCTTCGCAAATACGGAAGAAATGATCGACCGCCGTACGGCTCGTCATAATAACAGATGAATGATCCAGAATGTTGATCCGTGTCTGACGGAATTCTTTGGCCGTCACAGGCTCAATCTGAATAAAAGGCCTGAAGTCAATTTTAATGTTATGTTTCACAGCCAGTTCCTGATAAGGCGACTTCTCATGTTCTGGCTGGGACTGTGAGACTAAAATGGATTTGATTTTCAAGGCTTTCTGTTTTTAAGGTTTACATTCCGGTTAGATCCCGGACTATCTTATATCCTAAAAGAACAGGTAAAATTTCAAGGGCACAAAGGTACAAAATCAGATAAAATTTTGGTACATG
The genomic region above belongs to Bacteroidales bacterium and contains:
- a CDS encoding MoaD/ThiS family protein; this translates as MPVTVYYHGILADIAHRFDDEYDPVRSTENLLKQFYEKYPAAKQYVFRVAVNNRIISGNSPVSDGDTIDLIPPFPGG
- a CDS encoding DUF2541 family protein is translated as MKRYHYQLLLILMSSFLFMSVTDLSAQRRERWELLGSRTVDFRLDRDVIPVTWREGAFNAIRIVVKDGSLNMHRCVIHFENGDTQEVALRHQFRRGSASRLIDLPGNKRLIEKIVFWYDTKNFSGEKATVLVYGRH
- the yidD gene encoding membrane protein insertion efficiency factor YidD; this encodes MKKGLNALFIGMVKFYRYAISPLKPPSCRFTPTCSEYAVEALKKHGPFKGLYLAIRRVLRCHPWGGHGYDPVP
- the rnpA gene encoding ribonuclease P protein component; amino-acid sequence: MATFRKHEILRGKRSVSRLFENGKTVSRHPLKLVWVSCDGQGHLSPARVLISVPRKTFRKAHDRNLIKRRIREAYRQLKTSFYEELEKHTLCIDIGLIYTGKEIATYHEISQQIDKLLAMVVRHAEKGT
- a CDS encoding uroporphyrinogen-III synthase, with the translated sequence MKIKSILVSQSQPEHEKSPYQELAVKHNIKIDFRPFIQIEPVTAKEFRQTRINILDHSSVIMTSRTAVDHFFRICEEMRITVPETMKYFCLTESIAFYLQKYIVYRKRKIFYGKTCFADLMDVILKHKDEKFLLPLSAEHKKDIPETLEKNKINFTKAILYRPVSNDLSDLSLLNYDIIVFYSPSGIKSLLQNFPEFQQNEIKIASFGAETAKAVKESGLRLDIQAPAPEAPSMTMALEKYIREAQKNNNKK